ACAATAAAGACAACCATATAGACTTTAATAAATTTTTAAAAGAATCATCAATAAATTCAAGCAAAATGACAAAGGAACTTATTAGGCTAATATGAATAAAACAATAGTAGCTAACCAAACTTTAACTTCTGAAGCTGTATCTGAAGGACATCCAGATAAAATTGCAGATCAAATCTCTGACGCCATCCTTGATGAGATACTAAAAGAAGATAAAAATGCAAAAGTAGCTTGCGAAGTCATAATTGCACAAAATTTAGTAGTAATAGCAGGAGAAATCAATAGTCCTGTTAAAAAAAACATAGATATAAAAGAAATTGCTAAAAATATCATTAAAGATATAGGCTATACAAATATTGATTATGGACTTGATTACAAAACAATAACGGTAATAGACGCTATTGGCAATCAATCACGTGACATTATAAACGCAATTGAAAAAAAAGAATCTAATAGCCTTGGAGCAGGCGATCAGGGAATAATATTTGGATACGCCTGCGATGAAACAGAAAATTTTTTACCTGCTCCTTATGAACTCGCCAATTCAATTCTAAAAAAAGCCAGCAATCTTAGAAAATCAGGAGCAATAAAATGGTTGCGGCCCGACTCAAAATCTCAAGTTACTATAGAATACGATAAAAATAGAAACCCTGTAAAAATAAAAAATATTATAGTCTCTCATCAACACCATCCAAACATCTCCCAAAAACTAATAAGACAAACAATAATTGAAGAAATTATCAAGCCCACCATTCAAGACAAATCAATAATTGATGAAAATACTATTTATTGCATTAATCCTTCTGGAAATTTTGTAATTGGTGGGCCTACCGGAGATACTGGCCTTACAGGAAGAAAAATTATTGCCGATAGTTATGGAGGATTTGCAAGACATGGAGGAGGAGCATACAGCGGAAAAGATGCCACAAAAGTAGACAGATCGGCTGCCTACATGGCAAGATATATAGCAAAAAATATGGTGGCAGCTGGAATTTCTAAAGAATTTGAACTACAACTCGCATATGCAATTGGAATTGAAAACCCAATATCTATTCAAATAACCGCAGGAATAAATGATCCCAAATATGCAAACAAAATATTAAATTTTATTATCAATAACTTTGATTTAACTCCCAAAGGTATAATTGAAAAATTAAAACTAAAACAACCCATATATCTCAAAACTTGTACTTATGGTCATTTTGGAAAAAATGATTTTGAATGGGAAAAATTAGATTTTGTAAAAAAAATACAAACAGTGCTAAAAAAATGAAAAAAATAACAAGCTTTACAATAGATCATACAAAATTAAACCCCGGCATATATGTCTCAAGAAAAGATACTTTTGAAAATGTAATGTTTACTACAATAGACATTAGAATCAAAGCTCCCAACATTGAACCAATAATTGAAAATGCAGCAATACACACAATAGAGCACATAGGAGCTACTTTGCTTAGAAATAATGAGGTCTGGGCCGAAAAAATAGTATATTTTGGTCCTATGGGATGCAGAACTGGCTTTTACTTAATAATTTTTGGAGACTATGAAAGTAAAGATCTTATTGATTTAATATCATGGCTTTTTTCTGAAATCTTAAATTTTTCAGAGCCTATTCCAGGCGCAAGCGATAAAGAATGCGGAAATTATAAGGAACACAATCTTGATATGGCTAAATATGAATCTTCTAAATACTTGCAAATATTAAACAATATCAAAGAAGAAAATTTAAAATATCCCTAGATCATAAAATTTACAAAATAGAAAGTATTTCGCTGTCATTTTTTGTTGCTACGTCAAACTGAAAAATAAAGCCCAGGGTTATTTTATGCATTTGATTTAAAAGTAAAGATTTGTTGTAAAAAATTGGAGAAGCTGTATATTCCAAAAAAATAAAATCTATATTAATCCTAGCTCCAATGTCTACTACCAAAACAAAATTACTCATCAATATCCAATCACTTGAGCCTATAAAACAAATTTTTGCACCAATATATGAAAATTTTAAACCTGTAAAAAAGGTTAAACTAAACATTGGGGTATAAGGCAAAAAGAAATAATTACCATACATTCTCAATGAGAATGTAACATCTTTTACTATGGAATAATTTAGAAAATGCTTCAAATATGCTTGATCATCCAACATAAATATAATCTCTTTAGTATAAGGAGTGTGACTTGGCAAAAATTTAATATCTAAATTAAATTCTCCACCAAATGCAAAATTTTGAGAAACATTAACACCAAGCCCACTGAAAAATTGATACTTAAGTCTTTCATAGAAGAATAAATCTCGAGTAAAATTATCAACACCAATCCCAATTCCACTGTAGACATTAAGATAACCAGGAATTCCTGAATAAATTCTCAATGTATTAAACATAAAAACAAAAAAGAATAAAAAGTTTCTTCTCACAAAGAATCCTTTTTGGCAAAATAAAATTAAATATTCATACTTATTTTCATAGACAACTCTTTGAATTTTTCAACTTCAAGATTAAGTTTATTACCCCTCTTAAGACCAAAACCATCATTTTTAAATCTTGGAATTATATGAAAATGAGTATGAAAAACTTCTTGCCCTGCACCAGCCCCCAAAGCAGAATAAATATTTATTCCATCATAAATACTTGGGTTTATTCTCTTTAAAGCATTTGAAATTTTTTTACATACTCTTAAAACTCTCTCATTAAATTTATCATCCATGTTTAATAAATTCTCACTATGTTCTTTGGGAATAACAAGAGTATGCCCAACAGTTAAAGGATTAATATCCAAAAATGCTAAAACTAAATCATCCTCATAAACTTTATAACTAGGAAGCTCTTTGTTTACTATTTTACAAAAAATACAATCATACATTAAAAATATCCTATTATAAAAAAATAACAATCAACATGTTTAAATGAAATTTAAACAGCATAACTAACTAAAACCCATTTTGCTATATTAAAATAAGCTATTAAAGTAATAGCATCTGCAATCGTAGTGATTAAAGGGCCTGCCATAAGCGCTGGATCCAACTTCAAAATTTTAGCAACAATTGGCAAAAGACCTCCCAATATCTTAGCTACTGTTAAACTTACCATCAAGCAAGATGAAACTACAAAGGCTATTTTCAACTTATCAGAATGGTGTGGAGCTACAAAAAATACAATTCTTAAAAAATTAACACTAGCAAGAATTATTCCCACTAGAATACTAACACATATTTCCTTTAAAAACACTTTAAAAAAATCTTTTACCTTAACAGTGCCAAGAGCAAGCTCACGAATTATTAAAGCAGATGCCTGAGAACCAGCATTGCCTGAAGTATCCATTAAAAGGGGAATAAAACTAGCCAAAACCACTAAAGACAACATTAAATTTTGATAATTTGAAATGATTGTTGCTGTAAAAGTAGAAGATATCATAAGAACTAAAAGCCAAATTATCCTATTTTTTGTCATAACCAAAATAGAAGTATCAAGATAAGATGTGTCTAGAGGCTTAACAGCCGCAATCATTTGAAAATCTTCAGTATTCACAGATTGAATAACCTCTAAAATATCATCGATAATAATAACCCCTATCATTCTTCCTTCATTATCAACAACAGGAACACTGGTAATATCATGTTTTTGAAAAAGAAGTGCAACATCTTCTTTCTCATCATTGACCCCCACAATATAAAACCCGCTACTTCTCATTATTGACGACAGAATGACATCATCTTTAGCTAATATTAAATCCTCAATTTTTACAACTCCTTTTAAATGCTTTTCATCATCTGTAATATAATAGGTGTAAATATCTTCTTTAGTTTTAGCTACCTTTCTAATATAGTCAAGAGCTTTACCAACGGTAAAATCTTCTTTAAGTTCAACATATTCAATTGTTACAATCGAACCTGCAGAGTCATCGCTGTAAGACAAAAATTTATTAATAATTTCTCTATTCTCTTCTGTAGAACTTGCTAAAAATCTCTGAACAACATTTGCAGGAACCTCTTCTAAAAGATCAATAACGTCATCAAGATTTAGCTCATCAATCATTTCGCTTATTTCTTTATTAGTAAAAGAATTTGCTAATTTGTTTTTTGTAGATTGGTCAAAATTATAAAAAGTTTCAACTGCTATTTTTTTGGGCAAAAATCTGTAAAGCAAAATCAATTCAGATCCATTAAGCCTTTTAAGAGCTTCAGCAATGTCAAAGGAATCATGCTTTAAAAATTTTTCTTTAATTTTAGAATAACTCTTCTCTTTAAGAAAAATTCTCAATTCATCAATATCTATCATTAAAAGGCCTCCAAAAATTTAAATTTTACAAGACATTTAATGAATCTAATTCATCAAAGCTTATCCAAAAGCATAGAACATCTTCCTGAAGGAATAGGAAGGGTTTTTTCTTTTTTGTTTAATATATTTATTGTAAAATAATAAAGTTTTTCAGATTCCATTTTTATTTCCCAGCCTCTTTTCCCTTTATTGCAAATTATTGTAGTTTGATTTTTTTTAAGAGATAAGCTTTCTATCCCCATAATCTCAAGAGTGGGTATGTTCCAATATACAGTTTTATCAGGTAAACTAATTGTAAGTCCAATAATATTTTCTATCATTAAACTAATGCTAAAAAGCGCAAGATAACAAATAAGACCTTTCTCAGTATAAGTTTTTTTATTAGAATCAAAATACGCAGGTCCTTCTTGCATAGGTTTATAAGCTTCCCAAATGTGCCCTTTAATTTTATTAAAAGGCATTAAAGTGTCTAATATATAATACAAATGTCTTATAGTAAATTCTCTTGCAATATTTGCACGACCACAATATTCAAGACCTTTGATCACAAAAAAATTCATATAAGTATACACTGAACCATAATATCCATTGCCATCCTCGCTAAAACCTGGCTCACTAACAGAAAGTGTTGGAAAAGGATTTGGAGTCCCAAAATGCTTAGCGCTTTTTAAATAAAAAATCATTCTTTCTATTCTGTCCTCACTAGGAATCTCGGAAAGCATTGGGAAAAAGCCTACTATTGTCTTAATTTCAAGAATATTTTCATTAACATCAAGATCATAATAAAATCCATCTTTTTCGCTCCACATTAAAGAATTAATTTTGACCTTAAGGGAAAAAAATCGTTTTTTGTATTCAAGTGATAAGTTTTTATCATTTAAAATGTCTGCTAATTTAGAAATACAATATGCACTATGAACTTGTAATGAATTAAAATCTACAGGATAATATGCATCTACTCTTGGGGAGTTTTTATAAAAAATTTTATTTACATCAATTGAATAAAGACCATTTTCCTTTAAAAATTTCCTCTCTATCCATTTATAATACTTATCAAGAATTGGCAAAACTTCAGAAATTCTCTTTTTATTTCCTGTTTTATGATATAAGTTATATTCAGCCCATGCAAAAATAGGAAATCCAATATTCTCTTCATTATCATCAAGATCAATAATAGCATTGTTATTGTCATATCTAGCTCTGATTGCACCAGATTCTTCCTGCAATTGATAAAATTTATCAATTGCAGATGTAGATGAATATTCCCCATTACTATAGACAAGAAAAAAGCTTGAAATACAAGCTTGCATTTGATCTATATAATCGCAATTCTCAGAATAATAATTTTTATCTTTTTTACCCCTATCTGCAACTTTTTGTAAAATAACCTTATCTTGAATCCAAGATAAACTTTTATTATAAATATCAATAAAGTCTTGATCATAATAGTAAATTTTGGGAAACATTTTTTTATTCAATGCCAAATCCTCTAAAACAATAGAAATATACTTCTATTTATTATAACACAATAAATACAACATAATTAAAAAATTAAAAACTGGAAAATTAAAATCTTTTTATTTAAAAAGTTTATAACTTTAATATTTGTTTTATAAAAATTTCATATCCTTCCTGATTGCAAGGAACAATAATCTCTTTATTGATTATTTTTCTTTCAAGAGCTTTTATGTATTCAAATTCATCCGCATTAGACAAACCAACAACACCATCTCTTAATCCCATTTGAACAATTTTCCCACCTTCCCAAACATTATTATTTTTAATATATTCGCTGGTAATCAAATACAATGCGTCTCCAACGTTTTTTATAACAGAAGTAATAAAATTTTTGGGAGCAAGATGTGACTGGTCTTGATCAGCTCCAATAACATAATAACCATCACCAAGCTTTTTTGCTGCCTCAATAACACCAACTCCTGCTAAACCAGCCGCAAAATGAATTACATCTATCCCTTTAGAATACATTTTATTAGCCATAACTCTACCAATATCAACATCGGAAAAAGAATTGGAATATTCACTTATAATCTCTATATCTTTATTTGCATACTTTGCACCAGCTTCGTAACCATAACGAAATGCATCTACTATATCTCCCTTCACTCCTCCTATAAAACCTATTTTTCCAGAAAAGCTTTTTTTAGCTGCAATATAGCCAGCCAAAAAAGCGCCTTGCTCTACTCTAAAAACAACAGCAATTAAATTTTTAGGAATCTGAACATCCTCTCCATAAATAGGATCTATTATTCCATAGCTAATTTTTGGATTCTCTAATGAAGCCGACAAAGAAGAATCTGTAAGCATATATCCTACAAGCCAAATCAAGGCTGAGCCATTCGTTTTTAAATTATCAAGATCTGAAACATAACTAGAATAAACTCCAGAGATAGCACTAGAAAAAATTTTTTCAATACTTTCTGGAAAATCTTTTTTCAACTGCAATAAAGCCTCATTAGCACTAGAATTAAAAGATTTGTCATCAAGAACACCATCTACCAACATGGATATCTTAATTTTTCTTGAACCAGATTCCATTCCATTTCTACTAAAGCAAGAAGCCAACAAAATACCAAATATAAAAATTGCAATCCTCATATAGAAAATTTCTCCATTTCAATCATTCAAACAAAGCCAACGTGTTTCTTATACTTAAAAATAAAACCTATAAATTGATTCTTTATTTAAATAAATTCTTTAAGAAATTTTTCATAACTTTCCTTATTATATGGAACAATAATTTCTTTGTTGATTATTTTGCTAGAAAGACTATCAATTTCTTTTTCAAGTTCAAAGGGAATCATCTTAGGATTTCTTACAAACCCCACAACTCCTTCTTTAAGGCCATAATTTATTAATTTTCCACCTTCGAAAGTATTAGTTTTTAAATAGTTAGATGTAAAAATATTTAAAGATCTGCCAACATCTTTAGTTGTAGATGTAATAACGTTATTGGGAGCAAGATATGATTGATCCTCATCAACTCCAATAATATAATGCCCAGAACCAAGTTCTTTTGCAACCTCAATAGCCCCAATTCCTCCAAGACCTGCAGCATGATGAATAATGTCTATCCCATCGGAATACATTTTAGTTGCAACACTTCTACCAGCTTCAAGGTCAGCAAAACTACCAATATACTGAGTAGATATCTTTATATCTTTATTAGCATATTTAGCGCCAGCCTCATACCCATACCTGAAAGCATCTACTATCGCACCCTCTATTCCTCCTAAAAATCCAATTTTGCCTGTTTTAGAAATTTTTGCAGCAATATAACCTGTTAAAAATGCACCCTCTTGAGATCTAAAGGTCATACCCACCAAATTCGCAGGAATAGTATCGTTAGAATAAACAGGATCAATAATTGCATATTTCATCTCGGGATTTTGCAAAGAGACAGCCTTAGCCACATCGCTAAATCTATACCCAATAAGCCAAATTAAATTTGAACCCGCATCTTTAAGTGCTTCAAGATCAGATAAATAAGAATTTGATGAAGATTCTTTTAAAACAAGATCAATCTTAAATTCCTCTTTAACTTTTTTTACGCCATTGAAAGCACTCTCATTAAAAGATTTATCATCAAAAGTTCCATCAATTATTAAAGATACCTTGGGAATTTCACTCTCAAGACTACTCCTACCACTACAAGATAAAAAAATAATACTTTCAAACAAAATCAACAACAATAATTTATTCATAAACTTCCTCCTTTTACAAATAAAGCTATACCTAAGTAGTTTATAACTTTGATTTAAATAAATCAAATGCATATTCACTATCAGGAACAATAATTTCTCCACTTATTATTTTATTTTCCAGATCAACAACTTCATCGATTAATCTATTATTTAAAACATCAGGATCTTTAACAATTTCTATTACTCCTTCCTTTAGCCCCCTATCAATAACAATCCCGCCTTTAAAAACCCCATTATTAATATACTCTGATGAAATAGAATAAATAACCTTTCCAATATCCTTAAGTATTGAAGTAATAACATTTTGAGGCGCAATATATGATTGATCTTGATTTAAACCAATAACATAATATTTAGGTCCAAGCTCCTTAGCAGCGTCATAAACTCCAAGACCAGTTATGCCAGCTATTGGGAAAATAACGCCTACTTTATCCTCTTTATACATGAATAGAGCCATTGCTTTGCCTTTCTCCTTATCAAAAAGAGAAGGTGCTTTTTTTGAAACTAATCTTAATTTAGGATTAGCATAAAAAATTCCAGCCTTAAAACCAAATTTAAAATCATTTAAATATTCACTCACAGGGCCTGTTAAAATTCCAATCTTTTCTTTTCTGCTCATCTTGGCAGCAATATACCCAGCCAAAAATGCAGCCTCTTCATTTCTGAACTTAATAGCCAGAGAATTCTTAGGAACATGTATATCACCATAATCAAAAGCATCTATAATACCATAACAAATATCTGGGCGTTCGTACGAAAGCCTAACTGACAAACCAGAAAATTGGTATCCAATCAGCCAAAAAAGATTTAAAGGATTTTTTTGAACCTCATAAGCATCCTCTGCCATTGCTTCATCAACAGTAAGAAGTCTTTTACCCTCAATAGGGTAAGGCCTTAAAGATTTAGTTATAAGTTTTACTCCAAAATTATCTCTAAGTTTTACAACACCACTATGAACGCTTTGATTATAGCCTTTATCATAAAAGCTACCATTAGCCAAAACACCTACAACAACTTTGTCAGATTTAACAGAGTCTTTATTAGATTTAAAACAAGCAAATTCTAATAAAGATAAAGAAATAAAAATAAACTTTTTAAACAAAATTAATCCCCTCCTTACAAAATTTATTTAAAAAATTCTAAACTTTAAAAATTAAAATATTAACTTTATTCTGCTAATAAGTAGTAATCTTTATTTATAAAATTTATTTATAAAATAAAAATTTCAATAAACCTTTTTTTAAAAAATACCTCTAGCATTAATAAAAACACGGCAGTAGAAAAAATAATTTTTCTTACATCACCATAAAATTTAAATTTAAACCCTTTTGTAAGTTTTAATTTAAATTAAAACTTACAACAATTAAAAGACTCTCTGAAATATCTTTAAAGAATTAAAAAGATTTTTCACAAACCAAATCTATAAAAATCAAGTTAATTTTCTATTTAAAAAACAAAGCTATCATAAGATACCTTGTCATAAGGCGCTCTTATTATACCATTAATTATACTTTGCCCGATTTTCAATGATTTGTTATAAATCTCAGAATAATTTGATTTTAAGTTTTCATTTAAAACCAAACCAAGCCCATCTTCTTTAAGCCCAAAAAACATGGTCTTGCCCCCATCCAAAACTCCAGTTTCTAAATACTTTTTTGTTAAACTATACATCAATGAATCAACTTTCTTTACAGCAGAAACAATAACATTATTGGGAGCAAGATAAGATTGATCCTGATCGACTCCAATAATATAATGATCAGGCCCTAATTCTTTTGCAGCCTCAATTGCTCCTATACCAGAAAGTCCTGCAGCTGCAAATATAATATCAACCCCATCTCGATACATATTAGATGCTGTTGAGCGACCAAGTCCAAAGTCCCCAAATGTGCCAACATATTGAGAGATCACTTTAATATTGGAGTTTGCATACTTAGCACCAGCTTCGTATCCATACATAAAAGATTCTAAAACTTTTCCCTTAACTCCTCCAATAAATCCGATCTTACCCGTTTTAGAAGCCTTTGACGCAAAATATCCTGCTAAAAAAGCCACCTCTTCGGATTTAAAATTAATATTAAGAAGATTTTTGGGTATTTGAATTTCATTATAAACCCCTTCTATGATTGCATAACTAGTAGAAACATTCTCACTGGCCCTTTGAAAAAGAATATCTGAAAATTTAAATCCAACTCCCCAAATCAAATTTGAATTACCATCTTCTAAGTTTGCAATATCTCCTAAATAAGAATTACTTGTAGATGCTTTTTCAATTATATTTATATTAAAATCTGCCTTTAATTTTCTTATCGCCTTAGAAGAACTTTCATTAAATCCTTTATCATCAAAAGCACCATCAACTATAAGCGAAACTGTTTTTGCCTCCGACCTACTATCATCAGAGCCATAACAAGCAACAATAAATAAAAAAATTAAAAAATAATAAACTTTTTTTAACACAAAAATGCCCTCCTTACTTGCATATAAACAAAAAAAGACACCTTCTTTAAGGTGTCTTTTTACCATCTATAATGAGTAAAAGCTTTATTTGCTTCAGCCATTCTATGGGTATCTTCTTTCTTTTTAAAAGCAGCCCCAGTAGAATTATATGCATTTAAAAGTTCGTTTGACAACTTCTCCTTCATAGACCTACCACTAGAATTTCTAGCAGCAAAAATAATCCACTTCATGGCCAAAGCTTCTCTTCTCTCTTCTCTAACTTCAACAGGAACTTGATATGTAGCACCTCCCACTCGTCTACTTCTTACTTCTACTAATGGCTTAATATTGTCTAAAGCTTTATAAAAAACAGCCATCTTATCACTATCTTCAAGCTTATCAGCAAGTAAATCGATTGAACTATAAAGTATACTCTCGCTTATTGATTTTTTTCCATCATACATCATTCTGTTTGCAAATTTTGCAACAATTCTAGAATTATACCTAGTATCAACAAAAACTTTCTTTTTGATTTTTTTATTTTTTCTTGACATATTTAATATTAACCCACCTTTCAGTTAAGCTTTAGGCTTTTTTGTTCCATACTTAGATCTACCTTTTTTTCTATTGTTAACACCAAGGGTATCCTTAGCTCCTCTAACAATATGGTACCTTACTCCAGGCAAATCTTTAACTCGGCCACCTCTAATCAGAACCACAGAGTGTTCTTGTAAATTATGACCAATTCCTGGAATATATGCTGTTACTTCAAATCCATTTGAAAGTCTAACACGTGCTACTTTTCTTAAGGCTGAATTAGGCTTTTTAGGAGTTACAGTCATTACACGTGTACAAATTCCTCTTCTTTGAGGACAATTTTGAAGCGCAGGAGATGCTGTCTTCTCCGTTTGACTTTTTCTAGGCTTTCTAATTAACTGATTAATTGTAGGCATTTATAAACGCTCCCCTTTTCTTGAAACTATTAATAAAATGGTAGCAAATATATCACTTATTTTCAAGCTAAACTTCAGAATCTATATTTTCGCTAACTTTAATTTTTTTATAAAGCCCCATACCAGTTCCAGTAGGAATTAAATGCCCAATTACAACATTTTCTTTCAATCCCCTAAGATCATCTATTTTTCCAGCAATAGAAGCATCTGTTAATACTTTTGTTGTTTCCTGGAAAGAAGCTGCAGAAATAAAAGAATCTATATTAAGAGAAGTCTTAGTTACTCCTATAAGAATTGGACTTGCTATTGCTGGTTCACCACCTTGTTCGATTACTTTTCTATTTTGCTCATAAAAAGTGTGCTTATCTACCTTTTGCCCATAAACAAAATTAGTATCGCCAACTGCTACAATCTTAACCTTTTTCATCATTTGCTTAATTATCACACCAATATGTTTGTCATTAATGCTAACACCTTGTTTTCGATAAACATCCTGAATTTCTGCCAACAGAAATTCTTGCAAACTAATCCCACCTAAAATTTCAAGCACATCATGAGGATTAATTCTACCATCACAAAGCATGTCTCCTGCTTTAACAATATCTCCATCTCTAACCAAAAGATGTTTGCCGGCTGGAATATAATGTTTATGCTCAACTCCATACTCATCTAAAATATTAATAAGCCTTTTACCTTTTTGAATTGATTTAAATTGCACAATTCCACTTACTTTGGCCATTTCAGTTAAATTCTTAGGAATTCTTGTTTCAAAAAGATCATTAACACGAGGCAATCCCCCTGTAATATCTTGAGTTTTTTCAGAGCCTTTAGAGAGTTTAGCAATAATATCTCCTATATTAATATTCTGACCATCTTCAACTTGAAGATACGCATCACCTGGTAATACATAAGATGCAACCTCCATGCCACTACTATCAATAATAAAAATTCTAGGATCAAGAGATTCAAAAACATTATCTGTAATTCTTTTTTCAACATTGCCTGTTTCAGTATTTATCTCCTCTTTAAGAGTGGTTCCTAAAATAATATCCTTAAATTTAATTTTACCCTTAACCTCTGCAATAATGGGCTCTGCAAATGGATCAAATGTACCAATAACTTTGCCCGATTCAACATAATCACCAACCTCTATTTCAAGCCTTGTACCAGCTTTCAAAGCAACTTCTTGCTCTTCTGATACTATGAAAAAATTATCGTCTCTTAATTTAACATAACCAATATAAGAAGAGAGAATCTCTACACCCTTATTATCAACAAACAAAGGAATTCCTTTGATTACTCTTTGAGAATCTAAAACTTTAATCTCTTTTATATTCTTAATTTTTTCCTCATAAAAAACATTAATTATTTTTAAAGTTCCTTTTCTTGTGAAAAGAATTCCATTGTCAACCCTAACATTAAAACCTTCTATGCCATTAAGTATAAAGGCATTCTTTAAAGATATTTTATCATCCTCACTACCAGCCTGAGCAACTCCACCAATATGAAAAGTTCTCATAGTTAATTGAGTACCCGGTTGACCTATGGACTGAG
Above is a genomic segment from Borreliella mayonii containing:
- the metK gene encoding methionine adenosyltransferase, with product MNKTIVANQTLTSEAVSEGHPDKIADQISDAILDEILKEDKNAKVACEVIIAQNLVVIAGEINSPVKKNIDIKEIAKNIIKDIGYTNIDYGLDYKTITVIDAIGNQSRDIINAIEKKESNSLGAGDQGIIFGYACDETENFLPAPYELANSILKKASNLRKSGAIKWLRPDSKSQVTIEYDKNRNPVKIKNIIVSHQHHPNISQKLIRQTIIEEIIKPTIQDKSIIDENTIYCINPSGNFVIGGPTGDTGLTGRKIIADSYGGFARHGGGAYSGKDATKVDRSAAYMARYIAKNMVAAGISKEFELQLAYAIGIENPISIQITAGINDPKYANKILNFIINNFDLTPKGIIEKLKLKQPIYLKTCTYGHFGKNDFEWEKLDFVKKIQTVLKK
- a CDS encoding S-ribosylhomocysteine lyase gives rise to the protein MKKITSFTIDHTKLNPGIYVSRKDTFENVMFTTIDIRIKAPNIEPIIENAAIHTIEHIGATLLRNNEVWAEKIVYFGPMGCRTGFYLIIFGDYESKDLIDLISWLFSEILNFSEPIPGASDKECGNYKEHNLDMAKYESSKYLQILNNIKEENLKYP
- a CDS encoding HIT family protein; amino-acid sequence: MYDCIFCKIVNKELPSYKVYEDDLVLAFLDINPLTVGHTLVIPKEHSENLLNMDDKFNERVLRVCKKISNALKRINPSIYDGINIYSALGAGAGQEVFHTHFHIIPRFKNDGFGLKRGNKLNLEVEKFKELSMKISMNI
- the mgtE gene encoding magnesium transporter gives rise to the protein MIDIDELRIFLKEKSYSKIKEKFLKHDSFDIAEALKRLNGSELILLYRFLPKKIAVETFYNFDQSTKNKLANSFTNKEISEMIDELNLDDVIDLLEEVPANVVQRFLASSTEENREIINKFLSYSDDSAGSIVTIEYVELKEDFTVGKALDYIRKVAKTKEDIYTYYITDDEKHLKGVVKIEDLILAKDDVILSSIMRSSGFYIVGVNDEKEDVALLFQKHDITSVPVVDNEGRMIGVIIIDDILEVIQSVNTEDFQMIAAVKPLDTSYLDTSILVMTKNRIIWLLVLMISSTFTATIISNYQNLMLSLVVLASFIPLLMDTSGNAGSQASALIIRELALGTVKVKDFFKVFLKEICVSILVGIILASVNFLRIVFFVAPHHSDKLKIAFVVSSCLMVSLTVAKILGGLLPIVAKILKLDPALMAGPLITTIADAITLIAYFNIAKWVLVSYAV
- a CDS encoding MGH1-like glycoside hydrolase domain-containing protein; this encodes MNKKMFPKIYYYDQDFIDIYNKSLSWIQDKVILQKVADRGKKDKNYYSENCDYIDQMQACISSFFLVYSNGEYSSTSAIDKFYQLQEESGAIRARYDNNNAIIDLDDNEENIGFPIFAWAEYNLYHKTGNKKRISEVLPILDKYYKWIERKFLKENGLYSIDVNKIFYKNSPRVDAYYPVDFNSLQVHSAYCISKLADILNDKNLSLEYKKRFFSLKVKINSLMWSEKDGFYYDLDVNENILEIKTIVGFFPMLSEIPSEDRIERMIFYLKSAKHFGTPNPFPTLSVSEPGFSEDGNGYYGSVYTYMNFFVIKGLEYCGRANIAREFTIRHLYYILDTLMPFNKIKGHIWEAYKPMQEGPAYFDSNKKTYTEKGLICYLALFSISLMIENIIGLTISLPDKTVYWNIPTLEIMGIESLSLKKNQTTIICNKGKRGWEIKMESEKLYYFTINILNKKEKTLPIPSGRCSMLLDKL
- the bmpB gene encoding nucleoside ABC transporter substrate-binding protein BmpB; protein product: MRIAIFIFGILLASCFSRNGMESGSRKIKISMLVDGVLDDKSFNSSANEALLQLKKDFPESIEKIFSSAISGVYSSYVSDLDNLKTNGSALIWLVGYMLTDSSLSASLENPKISYGIIDPIYGEDVQIPKNLIAVVFRVEQGAFLAGYIAAKKSFSGKIGFIGGVKGDIVDAFRYGYEAGAKYANKDIEIISEYSNSFSDVDIGRVMANKMYSKGIDVIHFAAGLAGVGVIEAAKKLGDGYYVIGADQDQSHLAPKNFITSVIKNVGDALYLITSEYIKNNNVWEGGKIVQMGLRDGVVGLSNADEFEYIKALERKIINKEIIVPCNQEGYEIFIKQILKL
- the bmpA gene encoding nucleoside ABC transporter substrate-binding protein BmpA, translated to MNKLLLLILFESIIFLSCSGRSSLESEIPKVSLIIDGTFDDKSFNESAFNGVKKVKEEFKIDLVLKESSSNSYLSDLEALKDAGSNLIWLIGYRFSDVAKAVSLQNPEMKYAIIDPVYSNDTIPANLVGMTFRSQEGAFLTGYIAAKISKTGKIGFLGGIEGAIVDAFRYGYEAGAKYANKDIKISTQYIGSFADLEAGRSVATKMYSDGIDIIHHAAGLGGIGAIEVAKELGSGHYIIGVDEDQSYLAPNNVITSTTKDVGRSLNIFTSNYLKTNTFEGGKLINYGLKEGVVGFVRNPKMIPFELEKEIDSLSSKIINKEIIVPYNKESYEKFLKEFI